TCATATTTCAGTCACTGTACAATGAATAAAACTATTTAAATTAATTGTGTCTAAATCCACTTTTTGAATGGGGCTTTTTGAACATTCTGGGGTGGTGGAGATTTGAAGCTgttacagaaaacaaatgaacatgaatccagttttaaaagaaaaagcagaaagagaACTGAGTGATAAACCTGAGGTCATACCTGCCtccattttagtttttttacatGAAATCCTTCTTTACAGAGTTTGTTACAATTATAGCAAATCTTCTGTAAATAATATGTAGAGTTGAGATTAACCTCACGACTTCTGCAGGTCTGTTATCTGTGGTTCACTGCAGAAGTTTAATGTAGTGATTAGAAGTGAGAATCAGCTAAAGTCGAACTCTATAGTGACAGGCTGGACATGCTGTCTGTCACAGGGAGGTAGGaaacttttatgattaaaaatatcACAACAGATCTGCATACGTGTGCTCATATATGACCTCACTCTCTTTAGTATCACAGTGATCCAGTCAAAGCTTTCTGtacttgctttaaaaaaaacttttttggtTATTTTATAAAAGGAAAAGGCTGGCTGCTGCATGTTGCCCTGAAAGTCCCAGGAGCTCTGCTGAAAGGAAAAGATTAATAAACCTTGCAATAGAAAACTGCAAGGATGAAACTGTCCTGCAGTGGCTGAGAGAAAATTCAGAGTCTGGCACCTTCAGAAAACTCTCAGACATGTTTGATTTCCTGAAAAGTAAAATTgatgaggaagaaaagaagaaccaTGATGACACTGTTGACATAATCTTTGTGGCACATGGAGCAATCAGAGACTCCATGATCCCAGCCAAGTGTTTGCTGCCTCTGCCCACCATCACTGACCTGGTCCTGTACTCTCCCTGGAACTGTGCCACCACACCTGAAGTGACCTATGGCATTGCAACAGGAAAAATGAGGCCACAGCACAGAGTTTTTCACCGAAGACTTCCACTACCGTTTTTTTTCCACGGTGCAATTGTTGTTCACAACTATCAACCCCTGAACCTGCCAAACTACTGGAACTCACTGAAGAAAGCTGGAGGACGGAAGATCCCAAACATCATTGTTAGCCCTCTGCAGGAAGATGAAAGAGTGTGGAAAAAATTTAAGTCTCTCTCAACAAAACATGGTCCACCAGGACGAAACCGCATCGTCATCCCGTTCATCCTCCCAGAAGAGAGTGAAAGTGTCCCGTTCTCTGTCGTCGCCTTGGCTCTGTCCCTGGTGCTCCTCTCTTCCAGGTTTAAAGCCACCGTTCACCTTGATACCTGTCTGAGTGATAAGTCTACAGGACAGAAATCTGACAGGAAGTATCTGCAGGAGCAGTACTACTGCACTGAAGACAACACTGGGATGACATGTTCACCAGATGCATTCAGTGTGAACTAGTGGGATCGCTTTAAGAGTCTGTTTAATTAGATGCAAACCAGCCTCATCTTATCATCTTTCCTGTGTccgttttttaaaaactgttccggaaacatgaaaccataaaagcatttattttttaatctgtggagctcagatttaaaaagaaacccaCACAGGACTCATGTTAGAACACACATTCGACTTTAATTACAATTACAATCACAGATGCTTCCAGTAGTTCAAACTATCCTTTAGTTTATCAGCCAGTTTCACTTCTTTAATGAAGCctacatcagaatcagaatcagaatactttattgatccctaggggaattTATCTAATTATTACATGAATCAGTCTCCTGATTTTTTTGCACTTTAAGCTGTTTGTGTAGCTGCTGCTTTTCCTCAGAG
The sequence above is a segment of the Oreochromis aureus strain Israel breed Guangdong linkage group 3, ZZ_aureus, whole genome shotgun sequence genome. Coding sequences within it:
- the LOC120439430 gene encoding uncharacterized protein LOC120439430, which translates into the protein MDKEELEFFRALRAMAFLEALEMQAEMLKRLAAACCPESPRSSAERKRLINLAIENCKDETVLQWLRENSESGTFRKLSDMFDFLKSKIDEEEKKNHDDTVDIIFVAHGAIRDSMIPAKCLLPLPTITDLVLYSPWNCATTPEVTYGIATGKMRPQHRVFHRRLPLPFFFHGAIVVHNYQPLNLPNYWNSLKKAGGRKIPNIIVSPLQEDERVWKKFKSLSTKHGPPGRNRIVIPFILPEESESVPFSVVALALSLVLLSSRFKATVHLDTCLSDKSTGQKSDRKYLQEQYYCTEDNTGMTCSPDAFSVN